CTCTGGGTTCAGCCAAAATACCCAAGTTAAACAAAATgaattatcaaactaaatctaaatAACAAAATTTTAGCACTCAGTGTAAGGTCAATGCAGAGTATCTTGCACTCCAAAGTCATTTATAGATCCAGTAATACAAAATTAGAGAGCATTAAGGGCCACTACAATTATACCTTAGTGTACAGTGGTTCATAAAGCTTCTGGTATTTAGCTTCAAGTGCAGCCCTTTCCTCAAAAAACTTAGCCTCAAGTTCATCGTGTTGGCTCTACAAAGTAAAAACATGAAAAGACACTCCATCAGAATATAAGAGCATAAAAACCTTGTTTTGTGAAGTGAGTGGAATTAGTAAATAGGCTAGGCTATGTGTGCAatcctattttttttaataaaaattagagATTAGGCATTCATAATATTACAATTTACGCCTACATCAACATTTGTACACTAATAAACAACAGAAAATGAGACAGTACAAATGAAATCCCCCTTCCAAATGTGGGGTGTATGCTATTATACAGTTCTCTCTTCAAGAAACAGAGTGCATCCAACTTCACCTCTTGATGGAATAAATTGCAAAATACTTGACATATGCAGTGATATGCTCATTCTTTCTGTATGTTATAAGTGACATTCAGCAAAATATAGCTAACTTTGGTCATTTGATAGAAGATATAAATCAGAGAAATTATAAAACAAAGTTGATgatataaataaactaatttcgTTTAAAACAATAACCCAAGTAATGAACTAACAAATGATGATAAAAGATTGATGACCAAAACCTTCAAAATAAAtgttagaaaaaaatatataaagaatTCAGCAACCGCACTAAATGGCACAGACCAAGATAACATGAACAAGTTCAGTCAAGTAGTTTACCATTAATGTTTTCAGTTAACATTTGCATGAGATACAGCATACTATCTTTGGTCTTATCCATTGTAGCTTCCAACTAACATTTGTCAGTTTATTTCAATATTGAATTGCATCAAATTGAAATAACAGGCAACTACAACTACTTTTCTGAGCTCATATACAGAATGGGAAATCTTAAACAAGAAGTCAATAAACAGCAGTAGCAACCAAAGTAGTAAAGACTACATAGATTAATTTTACAGAATATGGttctaaaaaaaatcaacaatatcCATGGAGTCAATAACACAGGATATATGGAAAAGTAGGCTCGAAACTGTCAATCAATATCATTTGTAAAACTAACAATCCAAGCTATCGAGCACAGAAGTGATGTTTAATATTTTCGTCCAACTTAAGCGTCCTTCTAATTGTGTGTATCACAAAACCAACTTGTGTACTAACTGATTGGAAGGGAACACGCAAGGATTTTCTCTTGCAATTCTTCATAGTCAAACAGGCAAACCACGTATTGAATCCAAGTTCATACTGAAACAGGGTAATCAAAATAAAGCATCTCCCTGAAGTCATCTTAATAGATCCTTAGTACATCAAAAAGTGGGGGGAAAACAGTCTCGGAAAGAGTAAATCAACCTGGATCTCCCTCAGCACCTCGACGCGCTTCCTAATTACTGGGCTTAGCGTTTCCATTACCCCGGTATGCTTCCCTGCCAGGCTCTGGAGCTTGTTCTGGGTTCCAAAAATCAGCAGAAAACACGTCAAACCGAAAACGAAAAAGACCTCAACCCCTCCTCTCCGATCCCCAAAACATTAAGAAAAGCATCGCACCTTCAGCGCATCAACCAGACCAGCTTTATCCTCCGCACTCAAAGCTGACAGAAGAAAACAAAGGCGAAAATCAAACATCAGGATAAGATATTTGCAAATCGATCGAATAAGAAGAAAGCAAGATTAGTGAAAGAAGAATACCCGCGCGGAGATCGGACACGTCGAGGTTGTTCTGCTGCTTGTCGTTGCTCATCGTCGCACTCCGCCGCGGCCGCTATCCTCAAGACGAAAGGGTTCAGTAAAACCCTAGGGCGGAAGACAGCAGATACTTATATTGCTAATTTAGCAGTCGGTTAATCCAATATTCATTAATTTAGCAGTCGGTTAATCCAATATTCGACATTTCTTTTTACGATTATATTCGTCATTTTATTAATCAACAATGGATGGTCCTGCCAAATTTACAGGTGTCGTGCATCCGAGCCGGGTACAAAAGAAGGaccagtttattttatttttaaaagaatataaaaCTTCAAATAGAAAAGAGGAAATACAGAAACTTTTCACTGCTCAAATaattagaaaaaagaaaagaaaccctATAACTTCCCTAATATTGGAGAACAGATTCAGTGTCATTCCTTATCTCTAGTTCAGAGAAATAATAACACCAATCCAATCGGGTGACAAGATCCAACAACAATCTAGTTTATGAGAATGATTGATCTTCTGATCTGTCATTGCTTTAATTGTTTCTATCCACAGCGAACTAAGCAATTACTCTTCGCCATCCATTCTGTCCACACGAATTCGTATATCCCTATCTCTGTTTTTCAGAACAAAGAACAACAGATTGCTGGTGTCTCTGCGCGGTGGAGCTTACAAGAAGGCCGTTCCGGCGAGTCCGTGGTGCAACAGATTATGGGCGATGCTATCTCTAGCCTGCATGGCGCTCACTGATCGGAGGCCGTTCTCCGGCGCCATTTCGTCGTCCACCAGCTCGAACTCCAGATCCGCGTCCATCTTCTCCTTCCTCATCTCGCATATGTTGTGGAGCACGCAGCAAGCGCCGAGGAACACCGGCAAGTCCGTCAGCTTCACTTCCGTTCTCTTCTGCAGGCATCCCCACCGGCCCTTTAGCCTGGCGAAGGCCTGCTTCGCCACCCTGTGCACGTCCCCAATCTTCTCATTGAAGGCGTGCTGCGCCCAAGTGAGGTTCTGTTGGGCGTATGGGACGAGCACCCAGTCGAGGAGAGGGAAGCTGGCTCCGCCGACGACCCATTGGTGGCTCAATTGACCACCGTGCGCACGCTGGTAGAGCGCCGACTTCTTGAGCACCTGGTCGTCGGGCATGGAGCCGGGCCAGCCGATGCAGACGTCAGTGAAGACGCCGTCAGGGTCGACCACGCCTTGGATAGTGATGGTGTATGACGTCTTCTGGTTGCGCTCCGTATGGCGGCGATTGAAGTAGGCCGCAACGCCGACCTTGGGGGCGATGACGGGGATGTGGGTTGTGTACATCGCGCCCACCACATTGGGAATTCCTGAAAGAGCCTCGAACCGCGCGGAGGAGACGGCGGCGGCGGCTGGGGCGGGCCAGAGGAGCGACCGCGGCATCAGTACGTTGCGGATGGCGGTGCAGACCTCGAGGACGAGCTTGTGGCAGGTGGAGATTCCGAGCCCGAAGCGACGGGAGACAAGCCGGAGGGGCTCGCCGGTGGCGAGCCGCCACACGCACACCGCAACGCGCTGCCTGACGGGGATGGCTGCGCGGAGCGCCGTGTCCTCTTTCGCAATGGCAGAGCCAAGCTCGTCGCAGAGGAAGTTGAAGGTAGCGCGGGACATCCGGAAAGCGCGCCGGAACTCCTCCTCGGGGAGATCCGGGTGGTTGTACCGGTCCCACCAATCCCGGTTCCGGTCCTTCACCCAAAGGCGGCGTGGATGGGGCGCCGCCGACGGAGCAGGCATTGCCCGCGCAGGGGAATCCTCCTCCTCCGTGAAGCCGTCCGCCTGGGGCGGCGGGGAGGAGGAGGCGGAGGACTTGAACGCGACGAACCGTGTCGGGAGAGGATCATCCACCCTGGGACGTTTCTTGGAATTGTGATCCATGGCGGGAAAGGGGGTCAAGGAAGTCTGAGGAGCGGGGGGAGAGGCGGCGATGTTGTCTTCGAAGAAGGAGTAGTAACTGGAGAAATCGTCTTCGTCGAAGGCGACGGAGGGGAAGAACGGAGTACTCTGGTAGGCGGTCATGACATGGAGGAGCGCTGGAGATTTGGCAATTTGGGGGTGTAGCATCGAATGCGCAGGGGAGGTTATTTATATGTTGCGGCGGGGAGTGCGAGAGGAGGCGCGTGCACGCGGTTGGATCGGTCTTTTCGGTCTCCTTCGAGGAAGGAAGGGAGAGGCGCGATCAGGAGAAGGAACACTGTGGCGTAACCGCGGCTCACGCGGGTGAGTGGACCGGACCAAGATGGACCGCATCCTGCCCGTCCGTTTGGAGGGCTGGGACGGGGTTACGTCGGATTGGATAACCGAGTTGAGGGGGACGGTGGTCGTTTTGATTCCCAGACGAGTAAGTAGACCGGGTCCCACCAACTCGAAGGAAAAGAGTAATAATACAATTGGAAAGATTGTTTTGAAACACGTGGTGGGTGTGTGCCGGAAAGAGGATAGTGAGAGGAAGCGTCCGATGTGGTAaagatatttgattattaatggTTATTTGACTAGTTATCAagaaatatgtatatatatattcaaaattaaagaaaactttccaactATAATTTTAATGAGGGCTGCTTTTCGCACCCCTCACACGTCCCTCTGCCCGGTCTCATCTCCTATTTTTATTTGCTTCCGTTTctatctttttcttttattcgttttatttattttttagttttatcCCTTATtcgttttccttttttttaagttttgtttattttttgttttttatcagtttttaaaaattttatcaattttttaaataattttttattatatatttataatcttttatttatttttagttatagaTTATAGGAATTATTATTTGTAATGATTAAGAAGATAACTATGTGATCCGACATTAAGGTCGGGGAACCCCCTCGGGAGGACAGTCGATGTCACGTAGAGGTCAATAGTCAAAAAGGTTAGCATGAGGTTCAGCCGATCAGAGAAGGTGTGGGTCGACCGCCCGAACGGATCCGAGCGGAATCAaaaacaacccgacggggagtcgggtttccgacgctcatggtgaaaagggtcgccgggccgagcggctatcccactcggctgaggcgtaaagcatcaatgctgtgaaggaacagtctcagccgagcgcccggtcggaccgatgcctgccgagcggatggacgctcggctcgaggaaaaaggagacaaggacaaggggacattgggagacatcttctgacaacaggcatgttcaacgACCAAGTCATGCGCAGAagcttacgacagaaggttctaccgtcccatcaaagaggtattcggactgtagcagtatgtgtcaggcatgttcctctgacaagctcatactaaggtatggtaaaggacacgtgtacgccttgGTAGGTGTGCATACGCCTTCCCACAGctttatataagagccctcagacttcaaCGGAGGTACACAATCTCACATCTTCGGAGTGACTTCCTCGTttttctcttgcctgacttgagcgtcggagggtcgccgccgggaaccccttcccggcccgacttctttgcaggttcgccggagatccatacggccggtcagagatccacatcatcagttggaagagcgccacgttgtaacgcccgccctccctgctaaccctaagggacggggctacgatactctacgtacatattacagcggaagacttaaaataactttcttagtttaataaaaacttttctttttgttttcaaatccgaactacactaatatggtttccataacatgataacaagataaatagaaatatAACATCGAgtcacccatatagtactacaatttttacaaaaccaaagcgtaattcttaaaaagttcttaaagcaggttcttattttgttgcctagccaccgccacacacatcttcttgcctctcctgctgctcctttagctcatccagcttttacctttatctgtggtacaaggaaagtaagctgtgagcactcaggGCTCAgtaaatacctttcctactcactaaaaccgaaaatcatcacatggtCAAAAAATATCTCAACGTAACGTGATCTcaattagtcatggcataacatatcatactctttaagcatatcatgcaacgtaacaaaatcataactagtcatggcatatcatcccttaaagcatagcatgatacataacataatcatatctaatcatggcatattatagcatcatcataaggtagcatgacatatcaagctcttaaagcatagcatgaaacataacataatcatatctaatcatggcatatcataaatcatagcatcatctcaacatgatcataaagtatatgtaatatgattttgaaaacatgtatccgaaaaacatgtgtatgtctcatgatctttaaaaccatttcttcttacatatatacttgaatatataatcaacttaaaggggatcccggctatgtaccacttacatattgcgcgcaacctatgtaggtccaaggtagcaagtcatgaaccctacaaggcaaacatactaggcccgagtcttactctatcgacctaggggcacttaggagtccatccctaacgaggcccgagtcttattccatcgaccccggggcgcttacggagcccacccttggtacaagccacataaagtaaagtacatgtcatacttatacatatcacacatcataaaagcatgcatcacttaggcacacatcatatcataaaagtatgcatcacttaggcatacatcatatcataaaagtatgcatcacttaggcatacatcatgtcataaaagtatgcatcacttaggcatacatcatatcataaaggtatgcatcacttaggcatacatcatgtcataaaagcatgcatattttcaccacatagcatatcataaaagcatgcatattttaagcacatagcatatcatgggaaGCATAAATCACAaacatacatgtttaagcataagggtgtatcatgtgattatactatcataagaaacatggtaacatagttaatttgggttctaagcttcctaatcccttgggttcttatcatggccgaacccccttagatctcaatttaggtaaaaacaacctccaagcatgtggaacctaaattatcatcacatcaatttcataggaagcattataagcatgattaacttggtttctaagttctccaagtccctaaacttcatgtggccgaaccctatcaggtgtgaaacaaggtctcaactgtcatgaaagcatggaaaccttaaaccatatttatagcatctttttccaagtaacatagtaaacatatttgagctagttcctaagttcttcaagcccttaacatatgtcatggccaaaatttaacaagtattcattagggctaaaatcaagcatacaagcatgtgaacttgaactaacatcatgtataaatttataataagacatcatacaaagggtatggccgaaacttaccctagcctcgtTCTAGGttattaaacaacatatagcatgagaactttggctttctacttatcatatttcatgtagagtgatatgagcatatttaatttttgttctagggtttctagggcatctatcccttcatggccgagacctacaatggtccatttaggtcatggaaaaattatacaaacatgtgacacaatcaacacattatcatatttccataagaagcatttttaacacaattggtttaaattctaaggcctctaggccatttaaaccctacttggccgagacccatcagtggttaactttgcttcaaatagtctaaaagcataggaagtcatacaagtttcatagcatgtataaagacaagcataataaacatacatgtgcattgtgtcttaggcttcctaggtttctttcctttttcttttatttttcttcatggacgaaacctaccattctctaaactaggttttaagtggcctaaagcatagaaaacctaagtaagtttcatggcaaaaattacgaAGAACATCAtttacaaatttggttcataaacaagctaggacccttgtgaccttacaagccatatatcatgtaactaaattctctataccctaattaagcatgagagcattaaaccactttcatatcttaatatcacagaggtcttgagcatgttaaaatttggtttaagctttcctaagctatccatcttaacatggccgaaaatcttaataaagagttcatgaatttctagcaatattcaacatgcaattttttaagagaactctatattctatcatataaacatggttacttaaatttaaaggtcttcctaaccctaagctcttttcttggccgaaacatatgaggggatttcctttggttccaagtaactttcaagcaagaaaaccaataaaagatccttagtaattcatggagggaatcttgtactagtttggttaaacaatgatttccctaacctctttaaaatatttttgcccgaaattctagggttaggtactcctctgaccaagcatcatataggtataaaaacatggaggaaaaccttcctacatagcatagaaaaatatcacgaaatgaggacttgttcaAACCTTCATAGacttgaaaactcttctttgaccgaattttcttaaattctattctaggttttctaatcctcataaaatccgaaaatcacataaaaagccttgtaccataggtgaggggaagcttacatccttttctcttgtggatctaaggtatggtgatggaagaagtagcttcttcttctagttcccttcccttgtttctcttgctaagtcctccttgtatcttaggctttcttaggagaaaaccttggcttggggccgaagatggaggagagggggctggggttctcggtgagggagagggaagaatgagagaaatgagagaaaaattagaattcttctcttttcttgctcccttttatgttaagggggaagaggtagcaaaattggtttttgttttccttctcccttaacccattttctattttcttttatttactttatttcctaatttattctcatcattcatgatgaaataagggggaatgaatccccttaattagcctcttttattttcggcaagagaagagagaaagagggagagaaggaaggaaggcaagttgcctttctcttgctcttttcttgttttcttttggctagcttttactctcacccttatcatgagtttctcttctttgctatcaatatcttctctctatcccaattggtttccactaattaattccataaattataatataagatgttcaaggttcaatccttgaccccctcttctttttatttcattttatttctttttgcttcaacccacttccttttatttttctaaggcaaaatcctacattcatatgcttatcttaaaatcttagtgggtgttacacacgtgcccagcgtccatcgattcagcgttcggacaggatcactatgtTTCAGGAAGAGAGAAGTAGAGGCTGAGAGGGAGATAGCGGTGGAAGGAGGTGTGATTGAAAAGTGATTAAAATGAATTGTGTGAGGAGGATTTAAATGggaagattttgacatgtgttaaGAGTTGAATGGTGGATAATCTAAATGGAGAGGAGGTTCTGATATTTGTCAAGCGTTTgagggggtaatttaaagggagatgAGTGTTTTGACGTGACAAGGATTggaggatgggtaatttaaagaaagtgaACAGTTCTGACA
The genomic region above belongs to Zingiber officinale cultivar Zhangliang chromosome 11A, Zo_v1.1, whole genome shotgun sequence and contains:
- the LOC122031031 gene encoding protein ALP1-like; amino-acid sequence: MLHPQIAKSPALLHVMTAYQSTPFFPSVAFDEDDFSSYYSFFEDNIAASPPAPQTSLTPFPAMDHNSKKRPRVDDPLPTRFVAFKSSASSSPPPQADGFTEEEDSPARAMPAPSAAPHPRRLWVKDRNRDWWDRYNHPDLPEEEFRRAFRMSRATFNFLCDELGSAIAKEDTALRAAIPVRQRVAVCVWRLATGEPLRLVSRRFGLGISTCHKLVLEVCTAIRNVLMPRSLLWPAPAAAAVSSARFEALSGIPNVVGAMYTTHIPVIAPKVGVAAYFNRRHTERNQKTSYTITIQGVVDPDGVFTDVCIGWPGSMPDDQVLKKSALYQRAHGGQLSHQWVVGGASFPLLDWVLVPYAQQNLTWAQHAFNEKIGDVHRVAKQAFARLKGRWGCLQKRTEVKLTDLPVFLGACCVLHNICEMRKEKMDADLEFELVDDEMAPENGLRSVSAMQARDSIAHNLLHHGLAGTAFL